From Amycolatopsis sp. WQ 127309:
ATCTTCTCGACCGAGTGGTACTTCTGCAGCGCGACGGCGTCGAAGCCGCCCAGCTCGCCGATGCCGGCGAACGCGGGCTTGAGCTTGCCGAGGCTCTCGACGGTGGAGCCGGGGCGGCGGTGCTCGTCGTGGTCCAGGACGGTCACGCCGTTGATGTCCTTGACCGGGACGACGGACTTGGCGAAGTAGCCGCCGGACCAGGCCGCCTCGGCCCGTTCCTGCGAGCGCACGGCCCACGCGTCGACGTCTTCGCGCGAGAAGCCCTCGATGGTCGCGATCAGGTCGGCACCGGTGCCCTGCGGGACGATGTAGTTGTCGTACGCGGTGGCCGGGTCCATGAACAGCGCGCCGCCGTCGGAGCCCATCGGTACACGCGACATCGACTCGACGCCGCCGGCGATGATCAGGTTGTCCCAGCCGGAGCGGACCTTCTGCGCGGCGGTGTTGGTGGCTTCCAGGCCGGAGGCGCAGAAGCGGTTGAGCTGCACGCCCGCGACGGTCTCGGGCAGGCCCGCGTTCAGCGCGGCGGTGCGCGCGATGACCGCGCCCTGCTCGCCGACCGGCGAGACGACGCCGAGCACGACGTCGTCGATCACGGCGGGGTCGAGGTTCGGGTGGCGGACCTTGAGCTCTTCGATCAGGCCGACCACCAGGTCGACCGGCTTGGTGCCGTGCAGGGCACCGCCCTTGTTCTTGCCGCGAGGCGTGCGGATCGCCTCGTAGATGTAGGCCTCGCTACTCACAGAACACTCCTCGCGAGCGGATGGGACGTCTTCGTACCCTGACCGATGATACCGGCCAGTAGCGCTAATGGCCATTAACATATCTCCGGATAACCCCATGGTGTCAATGGGTTGCCGTTGTGCTGTTAGCCGCTATCGTCGACTCACCATGACCGACTCCGTACGTGCCGCGCGACCGCGCGACCGCAAGGCCCAGCTGGCCGCGGTCGCCGCCGGGCTGTTCCGCGCGCGCGGCTTTCCCGGGGTAGGCATCAAGGACATAGCGGACGCGGCGGGCGTCACCGGGCCGGCGTTGTACCGGCACTTCGCGGACAAGCAGGCGATCCTCGCGTACGTCGTCCTGAGCGGTTTCGAGGACTTGGAGGCGGCGACGGCTTCGGCGCTGTCGGACGCGGTTCCGCCCGTTGACCAGCTGGAAGACCTGCTCACGAGGCTCGCGGCGCAGGCCGTCGAGCGCCGGGAGATCGCGGCGCTGTGGCGCTGGGAAGGCCGTCACCTCCCGAAGGAAGACCAGCGGGAGATCGCCCGCAGGTCGACGCTGGCGCTGGCGTCGTGGTCGAAGGCACTGCTGGTCCAGCGCCCGGATCTGCCGGCCGAAGACGCCGAGCTGCTGTGCTGGGCGGCGCTGTCGGTGTTCGGCAGCGTGTCGGTCCACCACACCGCCGTGGCCCGCCGCCGCTTCGCCCAGCTGCTGGTCGAGCTGGCCCTGGGTGTGCTGAACGCCACACTCCCGCTGCCCGCCTCCGCGCCTTCGGATACGCCCTCGTTGCGCTTGGGTACGCCGTCCCGCCGAGAGCAGGTCCTGGCGGAGGCCACGGCCCTGTTCGCCCAACGAGGCTTCCACGACGTGAGCATGGAGGACATCGGAGCGGCGGCGGGCATAGCCGGCCCGAGCGTCTACCGCCACTTCCCGAGCAAAGCGGCCTTGATGGTCGCAATCGGCCACCGAGCGGCGGACCGCCTGGCCTTGGCGGCAGAGCAGGCACTACAGGCCCCCGACGAGCCGACGGCACTACGCCGCTTGACGGCGTCGTACGTCCGCACGATTCTGCACACGCCGGAGCTGTTGGTGTCGTTCTCGGCAGACCGGGTGACGATGCCGGACCGCGACAAGGCCGACCTCCTGCGAGTACAGCGCGATTACGTGGCCCAGTGGGTCACGCTGCTATCCGTGGTTCACCCGTCCTTGCCGCCACGGGAAGCGAAGATCACGGTCCACGCAGCGCTGACCATCGCGAACGACCTGGCCCGCACCCGCAGGGTGGCAGCCCGCCCCCACTTCGAAGCCGAGCTGACGACGCTGCTGCACACGATCCTCGCCGTCGCCTGACCGGCCTACACCTCTGTCGCAACGGCGGCAATTACGGGATCATGGCCGCAGGCTTGGTTCTCCGTCGAGAGGAGAAACGTGACGCGAAGTCCACGATCCGGCGATGAAGCAGGGATCGAGTCCTCACTTCTCGATCTCAGTTCGGTGCCGCTGAAGACGCTGCGAAGCCTTGACGGCAAGGTACTGAGCGAAGCGCTGCGGCACGTGGTCGAGCGCGTCGCCCACATCCCGATGACCGTGAGCGGAAGTCAAGGTGCGACTCGCGTCGAGTGACGGCGCGCCACCCGGAACCGATTCCGGGTGGCGCGTGAGGCCATCGCTCGGCAAGGCCCGCTACAGCGGCATCGGGTCGATGTCGCAATGGGCCCGGACTCCACGCGCGGCTGACTCCGTGCTCGGGTGGTTGTTCCCCAGCACTCGGGCGGACCGCTTCAGCACATCGTTGTGCAACGAGTCGGCGGCCGCGTTTTCGCCCAGCTCACGAAGGTCAAGCGAACGGTTGAGCTGGACAGCCAACGTCGTCGGGTGGTCCTCTCCAAGGGCGTTACGAGCCTTGTCGAGCAGAGCCGCGTCCATCTCGGCTGCCTCCGCCACTCGTTCCAGGGCGAAGAGGTCACTCGCCAGGTTGATCCCGCACGCGATCGAGTACGGATGGCCGGCGCCGAGCCGCTCGCGAAACCGCTGCAACGACAGCTCGTCCATGACACGTGCCCCTGCCGGGTTACCGCCGAGCCGCAGGGTCACGCCGAGATCGAGGGCGGCTGCCACCGTGTGCGGGTGGGTTTCGCCGAGCGTCTGCCGGTAATGCCCCAGCACCTCTTCACCGAGTTCGCGGGCTTCGACGAACTTTCCCGCATATCGCAGATCGATCGACTGCCCCAGGGCGCAAGCCATCGCGTTCGGATGCGTGCTGCCGTACCGGGCGCGGAACCTGGGCAGGGCTTCACCTGACAGCTCGAGTGCAGCGTCGTGATCGCCGTTCTTACGAC
This genomic window contains:
- a CDS encoding acetyl-CoA C-acetyltransferase, which encodes MSSEAYIYEAIRTPRGKNKGGALHGTKPVDLVVGLIEELKVRHPNLDPAVIDDVVLGVVSPVGEQGAVIARTAALNAGLPETVAGVQLNRFCASGLEATNTAAQKVRSGWDNLIIAGGVESMSRVPMGSDGGALFMDPATAYDNYIVPQGTGADLIATIEGFSREDVDAWAVRSQERAEAAWSGGYFAKSVVPVKDINGVTVLDHDEHRRPGSTVESLGKLKPAFAGIGELGGFDAVALQKYHSVEKINHVHTGGNSSGIVDGAALVLVGSEQIGKTFGLTPRARIVATASIGSEPTIMLTGPTPATEKVLKTAGLKPEDIDLWELNEAFASVVLKWIKDLHLDEEKVNVNGGAIAMGHPLGATGAMLVGTVVDELERRQARRALVTLCIGGGMGVATIIERV
- a CDS encoding TetR/AcrR family transcriptional regulator; the protein is MTDSVRAARPRDRKAQLAAVAAGLFRARGFPGVGIKDIADAAGVTGPALYRHFADKQAILAYVVLSGFEDLEAATASALSDAVPPVDQLEDLLTRLAAQAVERREIAALWRWEGRHLPKEDQREIARRSTLALASWSKALLVQRPDLPAEDAELLCWAALSVFGSVSVHHTAVARRRFAQLLVELALGVLNATLPLPASAPSDTPSLRLGTPSRREQVLAEATALFAQRGFHDVSMEDIGAAAGIAGPSVYRHFPSKAALMVAIGHRAADRLALAAEQALQAPDEPTALRRLTASYVRTILHTPELLVSFSADRVTMPDRDKADLLRVQRDYVAQWVTLLSVVHPSLPPREAKITVHAALTIANDLARTRRVAARPHFEAELTTLLHTILAVA